A single region of the Candidatus Hydrogenedentota bacterium genome encodes:
- the miaA gene encoding tRNA (adenosine(37)-N6)-dimethylallyltransferase MiaA yields MTTEKYKSLVVAGPTASGKTALGVQLAGLLKGEILSVDSRQVYRGLDIGSGKDLSEYVYDGKALPYHLIDIADLDTEFSVFHYQQAFYAAFDDLCERKKLPVIVGGTGMYLEAVLSDYHLPAVPENPKLREVLQDLDEEALEERLRQLKPTLHDETDLENRERIIRAIEIAEFSASIPQSAKKDPAPFILVVAYPPDVLRARIALRLRARMDEGLIEEVEALHEGGADWQRLEQLGLEYRFVAQYLQGKILNKNDLFQKLNSAIAQFAKRQRTWFRGMERRGFTVHWIPEASLHAALQAIGQSSF; encoded by the coding sequence ATGACTACAGAAAAATATAAGTCCCTTGTTGTTGCCGGACCTACCGCCTCCGGGAAGACCGCCCTCGGCGTACAGTTGGCAGGCCTGTTGAAGGGCGAAATTCTATCCGTCGATTCCCGTCAGGTCTACCGCGGACTGGACATAGGCTCAGGCAAAGATTTATCCGAATATGTCTATGATGGAAAGGCCTTGCCCTATCATCTCATCGACATTGCGGATCTGGATACGGAATTCAGCGTTTTCCATTATCAACAAGCCTTTTATGCGGCTTTCGACGATCTGTGCGAACGGAAAAAGTTGCCCGTAATCGTTGGCGGAACGGGCATGTATTTGGAGGCGGTCCTGTCGGACTATCACCTGCCTGCCGTGCCTGAAAATCCCAAGCTGCGCGAAGTATTGCAAGATCTGGACGAGGAGGCACTGGAAGAACGGCTCCGCCAACTCAAGCCGACACTGCATGATGAAACTGACTTGGAAAATCGCGAGCGGATTATCCGCGCCATAGAAATAGCCGAATTTAGCGCGTCGATTCCGCAATCAGCGAAAAAGGATCCCGCCCCTTTTATTCTGGTTGTCGCCTATCCGCCCGATGTATTGCGTGCACGCATTGCGCTGCGGCTGCGGGCGCGTATGGACGAAGGATTAATTGAAGAAGTAGAGGCACTCCATGAGGGCGGCGCTGACTGGCAGCGTCTTGAACAACTGGGATTGGAATATCGCTTTGTCGCCCAGTATTTGCAAGGAAAAATTCTAAACAAAAACGATTTGTTCCAAAAGTTAAATAGTGCCATCGCTCAATTTGCGAAGCGGCAACGTACCTGGTTCAGAGGCATGGAACGGCGCGGCTTTACCGTCCATTGGATCCCGGAAGCATCGCTGCACGCCGCATTGCAGGCGATCGGACAAAGCAGCTTTTGA
- a CDS encoding MFS transporter yields MTVTETQPDQNSSRFRYWQYRTIIATMFGYMLFYFLRKNFSLAMPGIEAELGITKTNLGLFLTLHGLVYGLSKFLNGYLGDRINSRLFMSIGLALCVLVNVLFGFGPVIAAYLTGGYGGASFMNTLIIIFGLLWVLNGLFQGSGFPPCARLLTHWIPPNELATKMSVWNTSHSVGAGLIVIVCGDIMTYGGEGAWRYCFWVPAAIAALGIVVLLLALRDTPRSVGLPELAGTEIKGIEEDQPVSRAFLYERVFFNPVIWMIGLANFTLNLVRFSVLDWGPTLLKESKGLTLDHAGWLVAGFEIAGIIGMLAAGWITDRYMGGRGPRICAICMFGAALSVTLFWLLPATAPVGLLLASLLAAGFFIYGPQALTGITAANISTKKLAGTSIGFTSLFSYASVLVSGVGMGAIAQHYGWNYVYILVVAMAIASAGIFLSLWNVKAHAYDDLADEA; encoded by the coding sequence ATGACTGTAACTGAAACGCAACCCGATCAAAATTCTTCTCGTTTTCGTTACTGGCAGTATCGCACGATCATCGCGACTATGTTCGGCTATATGCTGTTTTATTTTCTGCGCAAAAACTTCAGTCTCGCCATGCCCGGCATTGAAGCGGAATTGGGCATTACCAAAACCAATCTCGGCCTTTTTTTGACCCTGCACGGACTGGTCTACGGATTATCGAAATTCCTCAACGGCTACCTGGGCGACCGCATCAATTCCCGATTGTTCATGTCCATAGGACTTGCACTATGCGTGTTGGTAAACGTCCTCTTTGGCTTTGGCCCCGTCATAGCGGCCTATTTAACGGGCGGCTACGGCGGCGCAAGCTTTATGAATACTCTGATCATTATCTTTGGTTTGCTGTGGGTGCTCAACGGCTTGTTTCAGGGCAGCGGCTTCCCGCCTTGTGCGCGGCTGCTCACCCACTGGATACCGCCCAATGAGCTGGCCACAAAAATGTCGGTGTGGAACACCTCACACTCCGTTGGCGCGGGCTTGATCGTTATCGTCTGCGGCGATATCATGACCTACGGTGGGGAAGGCGCATGGCGCTATTGCTTCTGGGTACCGGCAGCGATCGCCGCCTTGGGAATTGTGGTGCTCCTTTTGGCACTGCGCGACACCCCGCGCTCGGTGGGATTGCCTGAGCTTGCCGGCACTGAAATTAAAGGCATTGAAGAGGATCAGCCTGTGAGCCGCGCCTTTCTCTATGAGCGTGTTTTCTTCAACCCCGTTATTTGGATGATCGGCCTCGCCAATTTCACGCTGAATTTGGTGCGCTTTTCTGTATTGGATTGGGGGCCGACGCTGCTCAAAGAATCGAAGGGGCTCACCCTGGATCATGCGGGCTGGTTGGTGGCAGGCTTTGAAATCGCCGGCATTATCGGCATGTTAGCGGCAGGCTGGATCACCGATCGCTACATGGGCGGACGAGGGCCGCGCATCTGTGCCATTTGCATGTTCGGCGCCGCCCTCTCCGTGACCCTGTTCTGGTTACTCCCTGCGACAGCGCCGGTGGGGCTGCTCTTAGCGAGTTTGTTGGCAGCAGGCTTTTTCATCTACGGGCCCCAAGCGCTTACGGGGATTACAGCGGCGAATATCTCGACCAAAAAACTGGCGGGAACTTCTATCGGATTCACCAGCCTCTTCAGTTATGCGAGCGTCCTTGTTTCGGGCGTGGGCATGGGCGCCATCGCGCAGCATTACGGCTGGAATTATGTGTATATTTTGGTCGTGGCCATGGCAATCGCGAGCGCCGGTATTTTCCTTTCTTTATGGAATGTAAAAGCACACGCCTATGATGATTTGGCGGATGAGGCGTAA